Proteins encoded together in one Bombyx mori chromosome 24, ASM3026992v2 window:
- the LOC101743782 gene encoding uncharacterized protein LOC101743782 isoform X2, with the protein MVLSMDETQKCRASDEAATRKRRSSILKSQRPPRTPFSELEFNVATPTDTTKSRRVSFSRRTGVAEFVRNEATTTWENFYEQQNKSLESSGNEFELNPPRQSIGHIGKRIFDQQFEEVEAVGFTGGINNPSGIFVDQSLNGNFTQQIASLECTSDDRNLKVPVSNFELSAFTDHNSKLFKDEVSVPTMGIMSGRIDVNFSMVQPLREDDDLSEIEKDLARVQSNALCQGPFDSRSVSEYIEIDLNTTRAAGKVQSNETTRDNLQKPKVQKAIQSERKITVDNDWLVDKENIVVNPYVVPQSLQASTNLAVNEESEGVLVFDGKRLTLQSDRAECEYRQTQPPNMPTEGMPQRKSILLNVNDALPNFTDDIQISNLNRTKDKDKFAIKSSEIEKRSILCNDESGNMSVTEAIPDNIIYAHEIGKESILRRFDDEVIYCDEPSAQKLPSLVTLDNNQEKRKTIHFDADIGNMSVTQALPTALIERTISEKRKTIIFEGPTSDSFNMSITRAAPGMILAAEETAMCDARTGNSVATEAIRNNAIVIEKKPVKLCTGDISKNRIVSSAIDEDGKNKSFIVSEENDFGSACNDFGNSEKRKTVMKQDGDLGKRKTLLPEDGGETVTNDSFSMSITKATRGKIFNPDRRTVVFDDSWNLSVTQAISNNLIITQEKPDKAACTEDISITEVVPSTIVSEIMNRNRSIPNENTSPVGCLHKDIESNDRSLNYEDAKTIDDSFNMSITQAARGTIVHAKRKTIVFDDDSRNLSVTQAIPNNIILIQEIPSKYCAENISKTEVALNAIDNEGMNKNGAVVDCENPLEPYDEFENDDKREILIEQDEKAPIRKFINSLAESTKDEAKATKPIPAMMLALHKDNMDKESDKSIKVFENFDDILPIVRDVNLYQAVTAGDELQNKIEQGDARSDRVAGQSVDIKYSDDKESFVPKDDLDCDLVHKKSTLESESKVLKRTSNRKSEKSILHELLDMSASSTDAVRVTHKIDPKFDEEEEVVIAVDSNLELATKNELENMSTSSLFYITRDNQVIDVEKAETIEEDLIKAKLRQIDEHSPAMERKRLPVKDEDDIDTKLTEATSDLNKTDNRKSVRTADDTNDLIRILTDYTDSRACNETEVKPAQAVKEKIEINEMRRLSLLPKRQSIALSRENLLSNISMAQAALQQSRYEIDDDSEYLDDETRDATNEPTISPEKKPTRVSGEVVKTLNFEEDDTFSEVNMKCDQLSPLKKSLLGETTLARDAKVKVIPGYLNDVSDDIKELMDDLVKPAADMIPIAAKDKLPTTSESTCSAQIQVNLTTTSQVDVNDVNAELYSGPMSICNSPKPIIDVSEVANQSISRILKNPIKSFTTVPSEKEMIVQKQRAKDQTVPGKVLLFDHANPLNNVLLMPVADTKAHKYDPIKSEVSLCVSERTNSAQISLHEKDFEVERVSIQYNVEKLIHTVKHSGDACAKIVEETVSNASRPSVNQSTDTIKTAMKTTEANTVIAMKDNKDLLNASSSLTLVDKSSGETCHTESVVTADCRIGVDSKVKPKKRIYSPIGRDKGRPSPDVTPKRATKLQKVSPIENKTHERSKAKKASPRKQLNASECFSVDSVCSSAKTCKSMVNSDDGGKSSEPFDGSSRSSCLRVDLSPELLSDASSKNLVAECESSHNVVTKIEMLPFIGNASECIWETSGSDVWTFLLLYSRVRLTVKLRHTVHNSTRTRVRADTPVEALAVDVIHHDKRNPVAATCVRFAAETMRYFTNRGCGAAGGVPALLRRCCGVARVALKWGRAMQDARARLAYALADDGRLTLKVANVPLRSVWEVSLRMELVVGDAREVPWPRAADVHVRAVLADTCPDLTRVVARLTPDWGHVPRTIWRIFKYLKNKTRDSELLGI; encoded by the exons ATGGTTTTAAGTATGGATGAGACTCAGAAATGTCGTGCCTCCGACGAGGCGGCAAC GAGGAAACGACGTTCTTCCATCCTGAAGAGCCAGCGTCCACCTCGTACTCCATTCTCTGAGCTCGAGTTCAACGTAGCCACTCCCACTGATACAACTAAAAGTAGACGTGTCAGTTTCTCGCGTCGCACCGGAGTTGC TGAGTTTGTAAGGAACGAAGCCACCACAACCTGGGAGAACTTTTATGAGCAACAAAACAAATCATTGGAATCATCTGGAAACGAATTTGAATTGAATCCACCTAGACAGTCTATCGGACATATTGGCAAACGTATATTTGATCAGCAGTTTGAGGAAGTTGAAGCTGTGGGCTTTACGGGGGGCATAAATAATCCATCAGGAATCTTCGTTGATCAGTCACTGAACGGGAACTTCACGCAGCAAATTGCGTCACTGGAGTGTACGAGTGACGACAGAAATTTAAAAGTTCCGGTCAGTAATTTCGAATTGAGCGCTTTCACAGATCACAACAGCAAACTGTTCAAAGATGAGGTTAGCGTCCCCACAATGGGAATAATGTCCGGTCGGATTGACGTTAATTTTTCTATGGTCCAACCGTTGAGGGAGGATGACGATTTGAGTGAAATCGAGAAAGATTTGGCGAGGGTACAGTCGAATGCCCTCTGTCAGGGTCCATTTGACAGCAGATCTGTTTCggaatatattgaaattgatttaaataCTACACGTGCGGCAGGTAAAGTTCAATCCAATGAGACGACGAGAGATAATTTGCAGAAGCCAAAAGTTCAAAAAGCTATACAAAGTGAAAGGAAAATCACAGTAGATAACGATTGGCTAGTTGACAAAGAGAATATAGTTGTAAATCCTTATGTAGTGCCACAATCTCTACAGGCATCAACCAATTTAGCTGTAAACGAGGAAAGTGAAGGTGTTTTAGTATTTGACGGAAAAAGGCTTACTTTACAATCAGACAGAGCTGAGTGTGAGTACAGACAAACTCAACCACCTAACATGCCAACGGAGGGAATGCCTCAAAGAAAATCAATACTATTGAATGTTAATGATGCTCTTCCTAACTTCACGGATGACATACAGATCTCTAATCTAAACAGAACTAAAGACAAAGATAAATTTGCTATAAAAAGCAGTGAAATAGAAAAAAGATCTATTTTATGTAATGATGAATCAGGGAACATGTCTGTGACTGAAGCCATACCTGATAACATAATATATGCTCATGAAATTGGTAAGGAATCAATCTTACGACGTTTTGACGATGAAGTTATTTATTGTGACGAGCCCAGCGCCCAAAAGCTGCCCAGTCTTGTGACTTTGGACAACAATCAAGAAAAAAGGAAGACTATCCACTTTGATGCTGATATCGGGAACATGTCAGTAACCCAAGCATTACCCACTGCGCTTATAGAGcgaacaatatcagaaaaacgtaaaacaataatattcgaAGGACCTACATCTGACTCTTTTAATATGTCAATAACCAGAGCAGCACCAGGCATGATACTCGCTGCAGAGGAGACAGCAATGTGCGATGCCAGGACTGGGAATTCAGTAGCCACTGAAGCTATAAGAAACAATGCGATTGTGATTGAAAAAAAACCTGTCAAACTATGCACTGGAGATATTTCAAAAAATAGAATTGTGTCTAGTGCCATTGATGAGGACGGaaagaacaaaagttttattGTTTCTGAAGAAAATGATTTCGGAAGTGCGTGTAATGATTTTGGTAACAGTGAAAAGCGTAAAACCGTAATGAAACAAGATGGCGATTTGGGAAAACGTAAAACGTTATTGCCGGAAGATGGAGGCGAAACCGTGACCAATGATTCATTTAGTATGTCCATAACGAAAGCGACTCGAGGGAAAATATTTAACCCGGACAGGAGGACGGTAGTGTTTGATGATTCGTGGAATTTGTCCGTGACCCAAGCCATATCGAATAACTTGATTATTACACAAGAAAAACCCGACAAAGCAGCATGCACTGAAGATATTTCAATAACAGAAGTTGTACCCAGTACAATTGTTAGTGAAATAATGAATCGAAATCGCTCAATACCTAACGAAAATACTTCTCCTGTTGGTTGTCTACATAAAGATATTGAAAGTAATGACAGAAGTTTGAATTACGAAGACGCAAAGACTATTGATGATTCGTTTAACATGTCAATAACTCAGGCGGCTCGTGGAACTATAGTGCACGCAAAGAGAAAGACAATAGTTTTCGACGATGACTCTCGAAACTTATCAGTTACCCAAGCGATACCGAATAACATTATATTGATACAAGAGATACCTTCCAAATATTGTGCTGAAAATATTTCGAAAACAGAAGTCGCACTTAATGCAATTGATAACGAAGGAATGAACAAAAATGGTGCTGTAGTCGATTGTGAAAATCCGCTTGAGCCATATGACGAATTTGAAAATGATGATAAACGTGAAATTCTAATAGAACAAGACGAAAAAGCGCCtataaggaaatttattaatagccTTGCAGAATCAACTAAAGATGAAGCTAAAGCTACGAAGCCGATACCAGCGATGATGCTCGCGCTGCACAAAGATAATATGGATAAAGAATCAGATAAATCGATTAAAGTTTTTGAAAATTTCGATGATATACTTCCGATCGTTCGTGATGTGAACCTCTACCAAGCCGTAACGGCTGGTGACGAGTTACAGAATAAAATTGAACAGGGCGACGCTAGAAGTGATCGAGTAGCGGGACAAAGTGTTGACATAAAATATTCCGATGATAAAGAATCTTTTGTCCCGAAAGACGACCTGGATTGTGATCTTGTTCACAAAAAATCGACTTTAGAATCGGAGAGTAAAGTTTTAAAGCGGACATCGAATAGAAAATCTGAAAAGTCGATACTCCACGAATTATTGGATATGTCCGCATCGTCAACAGACGCCGTGCGCGTCACTCATAAGATCGATCCGAAATTCGATGAAGAGGAAGAAGTAGTCATAGCGGTCGACTCGAATTTGGAACTTGCCACGAAAAATGAACTCGAAAACATGTCCACTAGTAGCCTCTTCTACATAACAAGAGACAATCAAGTCATCGATGTCGAGAAGGCAGAAACAATAGAAGAAGATTTAATTAAAGCCAAACTGCGGCAGATCGATGAACACAGCCCCGCAATGGAACGCAAACGATTGCCGGTCAAAGACGAAGACGATATTGATACGAAATTAACTGAAGCTACGtccgatttaaataaaactgacaACCGAAAGAGCGTTAGAACAGCTGACGATACTAACGATTTAATACGCATATTGACTGATTACACGGATAGTCGGGCGTGTAATGAGACCGAAGTGAAACCAGCACAAGCGGTCAAAGAGAAGATAGAAATAAACGAAATGAGACGCCTCAGTCTTTTGCCTAAACGTCAATCGATTGCTCTCAGTCGAGAGAATTTGCTGAGCAACATCTCAATGGCACAGGCCGCTCTGCAGCAATCCAGATACGAAATAGATGACGACAGCGAATATCTGGACGACGAGACGAGAGATGCGACAAACGAGCCGACAATATCGCCAGAAAAGAAGCCGACCAGAGTCAGCGGGGAGGTCGTGAAGACGCTGAACTTCGAAGAAGACGACACTTTCAGTGAAGTTAATATGAAATGTGATCAGTTGTCGCCGTTAAAGAAAAGTCTTTTAGGCGAAACGACTCTAGCTAGAGACGCTAAAGTCAAAGTCATACCAGGCTACTTGAACGACGTTTCTGATGATATAAAAGAGCTGATGGACGATTTAGTTAAGCCCGCAGCTGATATGATACCAATAGCAGCGAAAGATAAGCTCCCAACAACTTCGGAATCGACCTGCAGCGCTCAGATACAAGTCAATCTAACAACAACAAGTCAAGTTGACGTTAATGACGTTAATGCTGAGCTGTATTCGGGGCCCATGTCGATTTGTAATTCACCGAAACCCATAATCGATGTATCGGAAGTTGCTAACCAATCGATATCTCGGATACTAAAGAATCCGATTAAAAGTTTTACGACGGTTCCCTCGGAAAAGGAAATGATTGTACAAAAGCAGCGTGCCAAAGACCAAACGGTTCCAGGAAAGGTTTTATTGTTTGACCACGCCAATCCTCTGAACAATGTGTTACTTATGCCCGTTGCTGATACGAAAGCCCACAAATACGATCCTATCAAATCTGAAGTATCTTTATGCGTCTCGGAGCGAACGAATTCCGCGCAGATTTCGCTACACGAGAAGGATTTTGAAGTCGAACGCGTATCCATACAATACAACGTTGAGAAGTTGATTCACACGGTGAAACATTCCGGCGACGCTTGCGCGAAGATAGTCGAGGAAACAGTGTCCAACGCTAGCCGGCCATCGGTGAACCAATCTACGGACACTATAAAGACAGCAATGAAAACAACAGAAGCGAACACCGTCATAGCTATGAAGGATAACAAAGATTTGCTCAATGCCAGCTCCTCCCTGACTTTAGTGGATAAGAGCAGCGGAGAGACTTGTCACACTGAGTCCGTAGTCACGGCGGACTGTCGTATCGGCGTAGATAGTAAAGTTAAACCGAAAAAACGTATATACAGTCCGATTGGACGTGACAAGGGCAGACCGAGTCCGGACGTGACTCCGAAACGCGCTACGAAATTGCAAAAAGTGTCCCCGATTGAGAATAAAACACACGAAAGGAGTAAAGCCAAGAAGGCGTCTCCAAGGAAACAGTTGAATGCTTCGGAATGTTTTTCCGTAGATTCCGTATGCAGTTCGGCGAAGACTTGCAAGTCGATGGTGAACAGTGATGATGGTGGTAAAAGCAGCGAGCCATTCGACGGAAGCTCGAGGAGTAGCTGCCTCAGGGTCGACTTGTCCCCGGAGCTTCTGAGCGACGCGAGCAGCAAGAATTTGGTAGCGGAATGCGAGTCCAGTCACAACGTTGTGACAAAGATTGAAATGCTGCCCTTCATCGG CAACGCTTCGGAGTGCATATGGGAAACGTCCGGTTCGGACGTGTGGACATTCCTCCTGCTGTACTCCCGGGTGAGGCTCACGGTGAAGCTGCGTCACACCGTACACAACTCGACCCGGACCAGGGTGAGGGCTGACACTCCCGTTGAAGCACTCGCCGTGGATGTGATTCATCACG ACAAGAGGAATCCGGTAGCGGCGACGTGCGTCCGGTTCGCAGCGGAGACGATGCGGTACTTCACGAACCGCGGGTGCGGCGCGGCGGGCGGGGTGCCGGCGCTGTTGCGGcgctgctgcggcgtcgcccgcgtCGCGCTCAAGTGGGGCCGCGCCATGCAGGACGCGCGGGCGAGGCTGGCGTACGCGCTCGCCGACGACGGACGACTCACGTTGAAG GTGGCGAACGTGCCCCTCCGCTCTGTGTGGGAGGTGTCGCTCCGCATGGAGTTGGTGGTGGGGGACGCGCGCGAGGTGCCGTGGCCGCGCGCCGCCGACGTGCACGTGCGCGCCGTGCTGGCCGACACGTGCCCCGACCTGACACGTGTCGTCGCCAGACTCACGCCCGACTGGGGACACGTGCCCAGGACGATCTG GAGAATATTCAAGTATCTTAAGAACAAGACCCGTGACTCTGAACTCCTTGGTATAtga